Genomic window (Leishmania infantum JPCM5 genome chromosome 27):
TTGCAGCCGGTGTgcccggcggcggtggtgccgggCTGCGGGGCAGCGATGCAGTACAGTCGTCGCTGGAATCTGCTGGAGCACCGTACGAAGGGGTCCCCGTACATGAAGCACCTCGACCTCTACGCCCGCCGCGACCCCCAGCTTGCCCCATATCTGCTGAGGGAGGTGGACATCGAGTACAAGCGCAAATGCCGCAAAGTCTCTTTCCTAGTGTGGGTCGTCGTCTTCACCGTGGCCGTTGCGTGGCAGACCCGAATGCAGGGGGAGACGCTGCACTACATGCGCTTGTACGCCTCCTACGTCCGCGCCGAGCAGGATGCGAGGGACGAAGACAACATCAAGCGACGCAAGGCGTTCGTGGGCGTCATGAACGTTGTGAAGGACGCCTTTGACCGCGATCAACGCTGGACCGCCGCTGATGAAGCGAAGGCGCTAAAGGAGCTGCggtgaaggagctgcaggtgtgtctgtgtgccggCCTTCACAGTTCGTcccctttttttcctgtTCTAAATCCAGTCGCGAATAAAAAAGGCAAAAGTGAGATTgactctccctccctccctatTGTGAGCGGGAtggtgcccctccccttcccttgcGTTTCTTGAATTCCTCTCCCGTGGTGGTTCTGCTGTTATTCTTCGAGACAGAGGGGACTGATGAGCAGCCATGTGATTGTTGCCCCTCCCTGTCcactctcttcctccctcctcactgCCGCATGTTGGGTGCATGATATCTTATTCTTTCAAgtacctctctctcttagCCGTCCACACGATGCTGTATACTATTACACTCGCGCTGATCACATTCGCCTCCACCTTCATGGTAGCGGACACAGTGGCGAACATATGGCAGCTGCTGAACAGCGGACGTGTCGCCCTCATCTCCTATAGCGTCTGGATGGCCGCCCTCACGCTGACAGTATTGGGCGCGGACTGGCTGACGACACTCGGCTTTGTGCACGCGTTGATCTTCGTCGCATGCTGGTGGCTTGTCCGCGATGGGGATAATCCCGCGCATTCATCCCCCAGTCGCGACGACTACGTGCGCTTCCCTGTGACGGTCTACGTGCCTGCCTTCGTGGTGCTGTACTTCCTTCAGGGTTGGCTGCAGTGACCATGGCGGCTGACGATACCACGTAGACACAGAAGGATAAAAAAGGAAGCGTTCTTGCTGGCGTGTCTGCCTgatcgtgtgtgtgcatgggTGACactgtgcacgtgtgtgtgtgtgtgtagccCTCTGCACATGACAGAGGTGTCTAGTGGTCGGGGTGCGCAAGGTTTTGCAGCTGGAAGCCGGCGAATTTGAAGTCTCCTTGCTTTCTCGTTCTCCACTCATACCCACAGTAAAGCGGGTTGAAACTACGAAAACGCATAGCACATATAACTGCCTTCATCGTGtgcctctccgtctctttctctctccttacCCGTgcttatgtgtgtgtgtgtgtgtgtgtgtgtgtgtgtgtgtgcgcctgcacaCACGGGAGCCTCTCCGCGTCTCCATTCTCTTCCTGCGGTGCGAATGGGAGCAGCGATAGACATCCCCGCCCGGCCACTCCTTCCTTTCGGCTTCCTCCCTTTCCGCTGCCCTGCCCTCGACAGCATGCTCAGAGCACTCATCAGCCGTCCTCCGTACAGCATCATCACCTACTACACACAAACCATAGAAATTCAGCTTGATCACTCGCGCCCTTTCTCCACACACCCCCACTGAGTTGTTGAAGATGGATCGAAGCGTGGCGGAGGCCATCCGGCAGCAGTCCGACGATCTTCGGGATGAGCtcaaggagctggagcagtGGGAAGACGCCATGCAGGCGCGGGAGATGGCCAAGGCACAGCGCAAGGTGCCTTTGCCAaccagcgcagccgcagccgagCCACCCATTCGAGGaacggtgccgtcgctgaaggaggcgatacggcagcagcagcaacaggcgCGGGCAGCTGGCGCCAgtggcgatgccgctgctgaagctaTGGCAGACCCGATTCAGCGAGCCAAAGACAAGGGCAACGCACTTTTCCAGAGCGGCCATTtgcaggaggcggtggcggcctaCACCGTCGGCATCGACCTCGACCCAGCCAGCGCTACGACACACGTCCTGTACGCGAACCGGGCCATGTGCTACCTCAAGCTGGGCCAGTGGACGGCTGCAGAGAAGGATGCGACGACGTGCGTGCACATGAACACCGGGTATGCCAAGGCGTACTACCGACGCGCCGTGGCGCGCAAGCAGCTCGgcaagctgcgcgaggctCGCGCAGATCTTGAGGCAGTGCTCGCCCTCGCTCCCAAGGACGTCAGCGCTCAGCAGGAGATGGAAAGCGTGacgaaggcgctgcaggcgaagcgagccgcggcgtcgcaggccaccaccaccgctgctaCTACTAAGAAGAAGCGAATCGCTATCGAGGAGGTCGACAGCGAAGGCGATGAAGCGGCGGCCGAGGCACCAGCGATGTCGGCCTCCCAGTTGCCAACGGAGGAGGACCTGCATCAGGCCTGCATCGAGGAGGACATGCGCaggctggcggcggcgcgaaaGGCGAACGAGGAGCAGATGCGACAGGAGTCACAGCGcgaggccgctgcgcaggccaagcggcagcgtcgccatgAGCGCGTGGAGATTattgaggaggaggagcactcCCCCacagaggaaaagaagacggCACCCTCGCCTGCCACATCTGCCCCCGCGGTGGAgcagacgccaccgctgccgacgtcatctcctccagcctcctcgtcgccctcATCCACATCCGCCGccacacgcccacgcgcacgccccCCCATCGCCAAGGAGAGCCTCACCACACCCAAGTCCTTTAGTGAATTCGAGCGGCGCTTTCGCGAGCTGGTCCAGCAGCCGGAACTGCGCGACCATTACGTGCGGCTGCTCGACCCCACCACCATGGCGAAGCTCTTTGGCAGCAATATGTCGCCCGAGATGCTTCTCGGCATCCTGCAAGCCATCAAGACCTTCAACGCCACGACTGCCCTGCAGTACGCCAAAGGGCTGTGCCAGGTGAGTCGCGTAGAGGACGTGGCTCTCTTTTTCGATGCACAAGAGAAAGCAGTCGTGCAAGATGTGCTGGACCTCCTACGCTCAGCCCCTGGCACTCCAGCCAAGGATATCCAACAGATCGAACGCAAACTGAAGCCCTTGtaggcagcagcagcaaggggaggggcgaatgtgtgtgtgtgtgtgggctcTCATCA
Coding sequences:
- a CDS encoding putative TPR-repeat protein, which gives rise to MDRSVAEAIRQQSDDLRDELKELEQWEDAMQAREMAKAQRKVPLPTSAAAAEPPIRGTVPSLKEAIRQQQQQARAAGASGDAAAEAMADPIQRAKDKGNALFQSGHLQEAVAAYTVGIDLDPASATTHVLYANRAMCYLKLGQWTAAEKDATTCVHMNTGYAKAYYRRAVARKQLGKLREARADLEAVLALAPKDVSAQQEMESVTKALQAKRAAASQATTTAATTKKKRIAIEEVDSEGDEAAAEAPAMSASQLPTEEDLHQACIEEDMRRLAAARKANEEQMRQESQREAAAQAKRQRRHERVEIIEEEEHSPTEEKKTAPSPATSAPAVEQTPPLPTSSPPASSSPSSTSAATRPRARPPIAKESLTTPKSFSEFERRFRELVQQPELRDHYVRLLDPTTMAKLFGSNMSPEMLLGILQAIKTFNATTALQYAKGLCQVSRVEDVALFFDAQEKAVVQDVLDLLRSAPGTPAKDIQQIERKLKPL